A single Triticum dicoccoides isolate Atlit2015 ecotype Zavitan chromosome 2A, WEW_v2.0, whole genome shotgun sequence DNA region contains:
- the LOC119355214 gene encoding uncharacterized protein C57A10.07-like, giving the protein MSSQGFGPGSPKSFRYPRADYDLESGIPRKGRKPKASHLDAPAPLGSALMKIRFFYEAHPVAVALILLSFGLSVLILLSVYETRFRTMRSGGNEVGAHPLPGLRNLVMVAGHSIYTSASCGKIDREDSWFLEPYQKHPGQAATFLAHIKEGVEIAARDEGALLLFSGGETRKDAGPRSEAQSYWAIAESEGWFGNDDSVRNRALTEEHARDSFENLLFSICRFRELTGTYPQNITVVSYDFKEERFAQLHRSALGFPEERFFFSGTPATATAKEAALKGEASVRSQFQEDPYGCVGSLRVKRLKRDPFHRTIPYPNGCPELKGLFSYCGMVPYSGNLPWTQ; this is encoded by the exons ATGAGCAGCCAGGGATTCGGCCCCGGGAGCCCCAAGTCCTTCCGCTACCCTAGAGCCGACTACGATCTCGAGTCCGGGATCCCCCGCAAGGGCCGCAAGCCCAAGGCCTCGCATCTCGACGCCCCCGCCCCCCTCGGCTCGGCGCTGATGAAGATCCGCTTCTTCTACGAGGCGCACCCCGTCGCGGTCGCCCTCATCCTGCTGTCCTTCGGGCTGAGCGTTCTGATCCTCCTGTCCGTGTACGAGACCCGGTTCAGGACGATGAGGAGCGGCGGCAATGAGGTCGGGGCGCACCCGCTTCCGGGCCTCCGCAACCTCGTCATGGTGGCCGGCCATTCGATATACACCAGCGCCAGCTGCGGGAAGATCGACCGCGAGGATTCGTGGTTCTTGGAGCCGTACCAGAAGCACCCCGGCcaggcggccaccttcttggcgcaCATCAAGGAGGGGGTGGAGATCGCGGCGAGGGATGAGGGCGCGCTCCTCTTGTTTAGCGGTGGGGAGACGAGGAAAGATGCAGGGCCGAGGAGCGAGGCGCAGAGCTACTGGGCTATCGCAGAGTCGGAAGGCTGGTTTG GAAATGATGATAGTGTAAGGAACCGGGCACTCACTGAGGAGCATGCACGAGATAGTTTTGAGAATCTCCTATTTAGCATTTGCCGTTTCAGAGAACTCACTGGAACATACCCACAGAATATAACT GTTGTAAGCTATGATTTTAAGGAGGAAAGGTTTGCACAATTGCACAGATCTGCACTTGGGTTCCCAGAAGAAAGGTTCTTCTTCTCAGGTACCCCAGCTACAGCTACAGCAAAGGAGGCAGCTCTGAAAGGTGAAGCCTCTGTCAGGTCTCAGTTCCAAGAAGATCCATATGGATGTGTTGGTTCTCTTCGTGTAAAGAGGCTCAAGAGAGACCCGTTTCACCGTACCATTCCCTACCCCAATGGCTGCCCTGAATTGAAGGGCCTATTCTCCTATTGCGGCATGGTGCCATACTCTGGGAACCTTCCTTGGACTCAGTAG